GAGCCCTATCGAGCGCTGCTCGCGGAGCTCTGCGCCCGGGCCGTCTGGGACCTCGGCCAGGACTGGGACGCCATGCTCACCCTCGGCGAGCCCGGCGACCAGGACGGCCTGCTCGGCCTCGGCTACGTCGCCGGGCGGAGCCGATGAGGAGCCTCCGCGGCCCCCTCACCGCAGGAAGCGCAGCATCGCCTCGGCCAGGGCCTCCGGCTGCTCCAGCGCCATGCTGTGGCCGCAGCGTTCGATCTCGACATAGTCGACATGGCTCGCGACGTTGCCGATCTGGCGCCGCGGCTCGTCCTTCATGAAATAGTCCGACCCGATCGCCAGCACAGGGATGTCGAGCTTCTCCTTCGCCCATTCGCGGGTCAGGCGGATATTCTCGAAATGGGCGCGGTAGACGGCGAAGATGCCGCGCAGCCCGCCCGGCCCCGAGGCGCTGCGCACCCATTCGTCCACGGCCTCGTCCGAGAGCGCCGCCGGGTTGAAGGTCTCGTTCTTCATCCAGGTCGACCAGAAGATCGCCTCGCGTCCCTGGATCAGCATTTCCGGCACGTCGCGCAGGAAGAAGAAGTTCACGTGCCAGGACCAGTGGATCGAGGCGACGTTCTCCTCGTTGAGGAAGGACCAGAGCTCGATGCCGAAGCCGGGCAGCAGCATCTCGCCGAAGGAGAGCTTCTTGACCCGCCGCCTCTCGCTCGCGGCGAGCGCATAGGCGAAGGCCGCGCCCCAGTCCTCGCCGGCGACGCAGAACGTGTCATGGCCGAGCGCGGTCATCAGCTGCGCCAGGTCCTGAGCCACCGTGGCCATGTCGTAGCCGGCGGCCGGCTTCTCCGACTCGCCGAAGCCGCGGATGTCGGGCGCGACCACGGTGACATGCGGGGTCAGCAGCGGGATCAGCCGATACCAGTAGGAGGCCGTCTTCGGCACGCCGTGCAGCAGGAGCAGCGGCGGCCCGGATCCGGCGGTGACGTAGTGCAGGCGCACGCCGTTCACCGCGGCCCGGCCGTGGACGGCTGGCCTGCCGGCATGGTCGCGGATCTCGATGGCCATGGAGCCCTCCCGATGTGATGGGACGCGTCAGGCGGCGACGCGCTTCAGCTGCTCGTCGACGAAGCGCTTGGCGCGCGGCACGTCCGCCTCCTCCAGATGCTCGATGATCAGAGGGATGTTGGGATGCCGCTCGCTCAGCCGCTTGAGATAGAGCGCATAGTTGAGGTCGCCCAGGCCCGGGCCCGGCATCTCGATGGCGCCGATGCCGCGGAAGCTGTGGGCGCTGGAGGCGTCCATCTCGGCATATTTCTCGCCCGCGTCCGCGGCCCGCTTCACGTCCTTGGCATGGGCGCACCTGACGTGCGCCGCCAGCGGCGCGTCGAAGATCCGGTTCAGCGTCTCGTCGATGCGATCGATATTGTGGTCCTCGAAATAGTTGGTCGGGTCCATCATCAGCCCGAAGCCGGGGCTGTCGATCTCCTCGACGATGCGGTTGGTCCGCTCGATCGTGCCGACGACATTGTTGACATAGGTCTCCAGGAGGAAGACGGCGCCGTGGTCCTCGGCATAGCGGGCGAGCTCGGCGAGGATCGCCCGGCACTCCAGATAGCCCGCCTCGGTCTGGTTCTTCGGATCGGGAATGTAGTCACTGTCGGCGTTGAAGGTGCCGGCTTCGCTGGCGACATAGGGCGTGCCGAGCAGCCGGGCGTGCTTGAGCGCGAACTTGACGTGGTCGATATAGGCCTGGCGCGTCGCCGGCTCCGGATGGGTCAGGTTCTTGTAGGCGGCGATGCAGGAGATCGGCAGGTCGGCGTCGCGGAAGGCGTCCGCCACGCGCCGGCAGTCGTCGACGGCCTTGGGACCGGGACGCAGGACCAGGTCCTTGAACGCGGTGTCGAGCTGGACGTTGGTGAACCCGTGCTGCTTGATGCGGCGGATCGTCTCGTCCAGGCCGTAGGGGAAGTAGCCGGTGAATATGCCGACGGACATCATGGCTTCGGTCTTTCCTGCAGGGGGGACGGAGCGGATCAGCGCAGGCGCGGCACGTCGACCCAGCCGTCGCCGCGGGCGGCCGCCAGCGCCGCGTCGAGGATCTCGCAGCAGCGCAGGCCATCCTCGAAATTGGGCGCCGGCGAGCGGCCGACGGCGATGGATTCGACCAGCTGCCGGGCGTTGAGCACGAAGGCCTCGGCATAGCCGATGCCCTGCCCCGGCGAGCCCTGGCCGCGACTGCCCTGCACGATGGGGAACCAGAACAGGTTGGCACCGGGATGAACGCCGCCGACCAGGATCTGGCGATAGCCGGCGAGATCCTGCGGGTCCTCGTCGGAATAGAAATGCAGCTCGTTGTTGCGTTCCCAGGAGAAGCGCAGCGCGCCGCGGTCGCCGACCACGGTGAAGAACACGTCGTTCTTGAACCCCGGCAGGGCCCAGCTCGCATGGACCGAGCCGACGGCGCCGTTCTCGAATTCCAGCATCGTCGTCACGAGGTCGTCGACCTCGACCGGCGCCTTGACGCCGGGGCGGCCGGGCAGGCTGCGCTCGGGGATGAAGGTACGGGTGCGCGCCGCGAGGCGCTTGACGTCGCCGACGAGGTAGCGGGCGAGGTCGAGGATGTGCGAGCCGATGTCGCCCGCCGCCCCCGAGCCGGCGGGGCCGCGGCGGAAGCGCCAGTGCAGCGGCACCGCATCGTCATTGTTGTGGTCCTGGAAGAAATGCCCTTCGAAATAGCGCACCGCGCCGATCCGGCCCGCGGCGATCACGTCGCGCGCCTGCCGGATGGCCGGCCAGTTGCGATAGGTGAAGTTGACCATGTGCACCCGCCCCGAGGCGCGCGCGGCGTCGAGCATGCGCGCGGCGCCCGCCGCGTCGGTCGAGAGCGGCTTCTCGCACAGCACGTGCTTGCCGTGGGCGAAGGCGTCGGCGACGATCTCCTCGTGGCTGTCATTGGGCGTGGCGACGCTCACCACGTCGATGTCGTCGGCGCGGGTGACGTCCTTCCAGTCCGCCGAGGATTTCGACCAGCCCCAGCGATCGGCGGCGTCCCGCGCCAACCGCTCGTCGATGTCGGCGATCCGCACCAGCTCGATCGCCGGGCAGTCCGGCCAGGCCAGGGCTGGGAGGTTGCGGAAGGCCAGGCTGTGCAGCTTGACCATGTAGCCCCCGCCGATCATGCCGAAACGCAGCCTCGCCATGCACGTGCCTCCTGGGAATGGCCGGTCGCGGGTTGCCGCTTGTCGCTCGCGGCCCTCGGCCGCGCCGGCTCGAAGCAGGCGTAACAGTTTTTGCATTGCTATGCAAATTGCAGCGAGACCAGGGACATGCGCATTTTGCCGCAGCATCGGAGGGAGAGTGATGCCGCGGACGGGCCGGCATGGAATGGATAGGGGTTCATCGCACGGCGAGGGTCCCGCCGCCCCCTCCGCCCTCTCACCTCACCGGCCGAGGTCCGTCGAAAACCCGAGCTCCTGCAGGTCCTCCGCGATCCCCGCAGCCGAGCGGTAGATCAGGCTGATGAATCCGGCGGCAGCGGCGAAGGCGGCGCTGGCCGGTTCGTCCTCGACCATGATGCGGGGCACGCCCGCCGGCAGGGCGGCGGCGGCGAGCGCGAACAGCGCCCCATCGCGCTTGTCGGCGCCCTGCTCGAAGGAGAGGAAACGGTGCTGCAGCAGCCGGTCGAGATGGAGACGGCGCTCGAGGTCGGCAGCGCGCTCGGCCGTGGTCTCGGCGATCACGCCGAGCGCGAAGCCGGCGGCGGCGAGGTGTTCGAGGAGGACGACCATGCCGGGATGGGGCTCGAAGCAGGCGAGCCAGGCGCGGCGGATCATCTCCGCATCAAGGCCGGTCGCGGCCTGCAGGCGCGGGCCGATCCAGGCCCAGAACGCCCCGGCCTCGATCTCGCCGCGGCGAAGGGCCCAGCTCTCCGGGCCGGAGAACAGGGTGGAGAGCGCCGCCCTGTCCGCACCGGTCTCGGTGGCGAGGCGCTCGATCAGGATGCGGGTGCCGTTGGTGAACAGCACGCCGCTGGCGTCGAAGCAGACGACCGCCGGGACGACCGATGCTACCGCATCCATGCTGAAGTCACCGGTGCCCCTGCATCAGCTCGTAGCTGTGCGTGTAGATCTCGATGACGTTGCCGAAGGGATCGCGGCAATAGCACATGCGGTACTCCGTCGTTTCGCCGCGCTCGATCCACAGCTTCGAGATCACGGCCCCGCCCGTCGCGGCGATCTTCGCGCTGAGGGCGTCGATGTCGGGGTCGGTGACGCAGATGTGGAAGAAGCCGCTCTTCCAGAACTCGACCGTGTCCGGCCGGCGCTCGTGCGGCGGGTCGATCAATTGGAACAGCTCCAGCCCGACGCCGTTGGCGCTGGTCAGGTGCGCCATGCGCATGTGGCGGAAGGCCGGGCCGAGCACGTCGACCGCTTGGGCGCCGGACGCCGCCTCGGCCCGGATCTCGTTCGGCCCCGAGATCAGGCGGAAGCCGAGCACCTGCCCATACCAGGCGATGGCGGCGTCGAGGTCGGCGACGCCGACGCCGACATGGTTGATCGGCCGCGGGGCGGCGGAGGATGCGTTGTCCGTCATGGCTGTCACCTGTAGCCGCGCCGCACACCGTCCTCGGCTGCGGCAAGATTGGAGGCGTCGACGATGGCCGGGCCGGTATGGATGTCGGAGGCGAGGGTGAAGCCCCTGGCCTTGTGCAGCCACATCGCCTCGACCGAGAGATAGCCCTGCAGATATTGCTGGCTGTCGATGGTGGCCAGGATCCGCCCCGACCGGATGCCGTCGATCTGCAGCTGCGCCACGTCGAAGGTGAGGTGCGGGACCTGCCGCCCGCCGGACAGGCCCTCGCTGCCGGCCAGCACCGCCTCGGCCCCGGGCGGCCCGAGCGTCAGCACCGCGTCGATGACGGGCGCGGCCTCGAGCCGCTCGCGCACCGCGCTCGCACAGGCGGCCGGGTCGCCGCCAGGGATGCGCAGGCGCTCGACCGGCACGCCGGCCGCCTCGCAGGCGCGCCGGAACCCCTGCCAGCGGTCATTATGGCAGATGTGCTCGTGGAGATAATGGTCGACGCAGAGCGCCGCGCGCGGCCGCACCTTCTCCAGCACGTAGCGCCCGGCGAACTCGCCGGCATGGCCGTCATCGCCGCCGATATAGAAGAGATAGGGGATGCGCTCGCCGGCCGGACGGGGATCCTTGGCGTTGATGCAGATCAGCGGGATGCCGGCCGCCACCGCCCGGCGCAGCGGGCCGTCGACCGCGCCGATGTCGGGCACGGTGGAGATCAGCCCGTCGGGCCGGGCATGGGTCGCCCCCTCGATCAGGCCGGCCTGGATCTCCGGCGAGAACTTGCCGGGGCGCAGATGCTCGACATCGACGTCGTAGCGATCGGCGGCGTCGATCAGCCCGCGCCGGAACACCTCCCAGAACACGTCGCCCAGGATGTCATGCGTCACTGCGTAGAATTTCAGCCGCTTGGCCACTATCGTCCTCCCTTTGGGGCGCGGGTTTCCTACAGCGCACCGGTACGCAATGATCGTCAGACCGCGACGCCCGCCGCTCCCCTCCCCCTTGCGGGGAGGGGTGAGGGGTGGGGGTCCATCAGAACGGGGCGCGACGCACAGCGTAGGCGCCCTTTGCAGCCCGCCCACTCCATTCTGCACGACCCCCACCCTTTATCCCTCCCCACAAGGGGGAGGGAAGACACCGGCGTCGCGGCAGTCTGGCACCGCCGCGTCTCGCCCAACCGGTTGCCACGCTTCGACGCCATGGCATCAGTGTCTCAAGTTTCGATTTGCATAGCTAATCATTTTTGCTACTGTCAAGTCCAATGAGGCCGGAAGCAGCCCGCCGGGGGCGCACGGGAGGGCGAGGCAACGATGCAGGGATCCATGGCTGCCCTAGGCCCGGCCGTCCGCGGCGCCCCTGCGCCGGCCCTCGACGTGCGTGGCTTGTCCAAGGCCTTCGCCGGCGTGCCTGTCCTGAAGGACGTGGATTTCCGCATGGAATCCGGCGAGATCACCATGCTCGTCGGGGAGAATGGCGCCGGCAAGTCGACCCTCAAGAACATCCTGTGCGGCGTGCTGCGGCCGGATGGCGGCAGCATCACCGTGGCCGGGGAGCGCTTCGACCGGCTCGACGGCGGCCGGGCCGAGGCGCTCGGCATCGGAGTCGTCCACCAGGAGCTCAGCCTGTTCCCGAACCTGTCCGTGTCTGAAAACCTATTCATCGGCAACCGCCCGCGCCCCTTCGGCCGGGTCGACTGGAAGGGTCGGCGCGCACGGGCGCGGGCGCTGCTCGAGGGCGAGCTGGACAGCGCCATCGACCCGGATGCGCCGGTGGAGAGCCTCTCCATCGGCCAGCGCCAGCTGGTCGAGATCGCCAAGGCGATCGCCGCCTCCTCGCGCATCCTGATCCTGGACGAGCCGACCACCAGCCTGACTGCGCCCGAGCGCGAGCATCTCGGCGCCGTCGTGCGCCGGCTGAAGGCGAAGGGCCTGGCCATCCTCTACGTCACCCATTTCATGGACGAGATCTATGCCCTGGCCGACCGCATCGTCGTGCTGCGTGACGGCCGCATGGTCGGCGGCGGCACCCCGGCCGAGATCGACCGGCGGGCCCTCGGCACGCTGATGGCCGGCCGCGCCCTCGACGTCGCGGTGGCGGCGCTGCCGCCGGTCGCCGCCGGCGCCCCCGCCCTGCTCGCGGTGGAGGATCTCGACGACGGCCGCATGGTGCACGGCGTCAGCTTCGATCTGCGCGCCGGCGAGGTCCTCGGCCTCGCCGGGCTGGTCGGCGCGGGGCGCAGCGAGATCGCCGAGGCCATCGTCGGCCTCCGGCCCGCCGCCGGCCGCGTCCGCCTCGCCGGCCTGGCCTATGACGGCCGCTCGCCGCGCGAAAGCCTGAAGCGCGGCCTGGTCCTGGTCTCCGAGGACCGCCGGCGCGACCAGGCCTTCCTCGGCCGTTCCGTCGCCGAGAACGCCGCCGCCGCGCTGCTCGGCCGCGTGTCCGGCCATCTCGGCCTGATCGAGGCGGCCGCCGACCGCGCCCTCGTCGGCGAGGTGCTGCGCCGCACCGCCGTCAGCCACCCCGGTGCGGGCGCGCCGATGGCCGCCCTCTCCGGCGGCAACCAGCAGAAGGTCATCCTCGGCCGCTGGCTCGCCGCCGGCCCGACCGTGGCGATCCTGGACGAGCCGACCAAGGGCGTCGACATCGGCGCCCGCGCCGTGATCCATCGCCTGGTGGTCGAGCTCGCCCGCGCCGGCGTCGCGGTCCTGCTGATCTCCTCCGACCTCAACGAGCTCCTCGCCCTGTCGCACCGCATCGCCATCCTGCACAAGGGACGGCTCGCCGCGACCGTCGATCCCCGACAGACCGGTGCCGCCGCGATCGTCGAGATCGCCTCCGCCGGCGAGGACGCGGCGCCATGACCGGCCTGCGCGCATTCCTGCCGCGCGCCATCGCGGCCCGCGGCCTGCAGGACGGCTCGCTGCTGCTGGTGCTCGCCCTGCTCCTCGCCGTGTTCTCGGCGCTGAGCGACCGATTCTTCCAGGCCGACAATTTCGCCAACCTGGTGATGCAGGCCTCGGCCGTGGCGGCCGCGGCGGTCGGCATGACCCTGGTGGTGATGACCGCCGGGATCGATCTCTCCGTCGGCTCCGGCATGAACCTCGCCCTGGTCACGGCGGTGGCGGTCGCCGGCGCGCCGGGCGAGATGGCCTACACCACGCAGACCGGCTGGCTGGTCTACCCCGTGGCGCTCATCGCCGGCGCGCTGCTCGGGGTCGTCAACGCCGTGCTGATCCTGCGTCTGCGGCTGAGCCCGCTGATCGCCACGCTCGGCACGCTGACGCTCTATCGCGGCCTGGCGCTGCACGTCACCGGCTCGAACGAGATGCTGGTGTTCGGCGCCATCCGCGCCTTCGGCCGCGGCGTCCTCGCCTTCGGCATCGGCGCGCCGGTGTTCGCGGTGCTGGCGCTGGCCCTCGCCACGGCGCTGTTCCTGCGCCACGTCTCGCTCGGCCGCTTCATCCTGGCCGTCGGCGGAGCCGAGCGCTCGGCCCGCGAGACCGGCCTGCCGACCGG
Above is a genomic segment from Labrys wisconsinensis containing:
- a CDS encoding alpha/beta fold hydrolase, coding for MAIEIRDHAGRPAVHGRAAVNGVRLHYVTAGSGPPLLLLHGVPKTASYWYRLIPLLTPHVTVVAPDIRGFGESEKPAAGYDMATVAQDLAQLMTALGHDTFCVAGEDWGAAFAYALAASERRRVKKLSFGEMLLPGFGIELWSFLNEENVASIHWSWHVNFFFLRDVPEMLIQGREAIFWSTWMKNETFNPAALSDEAVDEWVRSASGPGGLRGIFAVYRAHFENIRLTREWAKEKLDIPVLAIGSDYFMKDEPRRQIGNVASHVDYVEIERCGHSMALEQPEALAEAMLRFLR
- a CDS encoding sugar phosphate isomerase/epimerase family protein, which codes for MMSVGIFTGYFPYGLDETIRRIKQHGFTNVQLDTAFKDLVLRPGPKAVDDCRRVADAFRDADLPISCIAAYKNLTHPEPATRQAYIDHVKFALKHARLLGTPYVASEAGTFNADSDYIPDPKNQTEAGYLECRAILAELARYAEDHGAVFLLETYVNNVVGTIERTNRIVEEIDSPGFGLMMDPTNYFEDHNIDRIDETLNRIFDAPLAAHVRCAHAKDVKRAADAGEKYAEMDASSAHSFRGIGAIEMPGPGLGDLNYALYLKRLSERHPNIPLIIEHLEEADVPRAKRFVDEQLKRVAA
- a CDS encoding Gfo/Idh/MocA family protein, with translation MARLRFGMIGGGYMVKLHSLAFRNLPALAWPDCPAIELVRIADIDERLARDAADRWGWSKSSADWKDVTRADDIDVVSVATPNDSHEEIVADAFAHGKHVLCEKPLSTDAAGAARMLDAARASGRVHMVNFTYRNWPAIRQARDVIAAGRIGAVRYFEGHFFQDHNNDDAVPLHWRFRRGPAGSGAAGDIGSHILDLARYLVGDVKRLAARTRTFIPERSLPGRPGVKAPVEVDDLVTTMLEFENGAVGSVHASWALPGFKNDVFFTVVGDRGALRFSWERNNELHFYSDEDPQDLAGYRQILVGGVHPGANLFWFPIVQGSRGQGSPGQGIGYAEAFVLNARQLVESIAVGRSPAPNFEDGLRCCEILDAALAAARGDGWVDVPRLR
- a CDS encoding VOC family protein, yielding MTDNASSAAPRPINHVGVGVADLDAAIAWYGQVLGFRLISGPNEIRAEAASGAQAVDVLGPAFRHMRMAHLTSANGVGLELFQLIDPPHERRPDTVEFWKSGFFHICVTDPDIDALSAKIAATGGAVISKLWIERGETTEYRMCYCRDPFGNVIEIYTHSYELMQGHR
- a CDS encoding sugar ABC transporter substrate-binding protein, producing MAKRLKFYAVTHDILGDVFWEVFRRGLIDAADRYDVDVEHLRPGKFSPEIQAGLIEGATHARPDGLISTVPDIGAVDGPLRRAVAAGIPLICINAKDPRPAGERIPYLFYIGGDDGHAGEFAGRYVLEKVRPRAALCVDHYLHEHICHNDRWQGFRRACEAAGVPVERLRIPGGDPAACASAVRERLEAAPVIDAVLTLGPPGAEAVLAGSEGLSGGRQVPHLTFDVAQLQIDGIRSGRILATIDSQQYLQGYLSVEAMWLHKARGFTLASDIHTGPAIVDASNLAAAEDGVRRGYR
- a CDS encoding sugar ABC transporter ATP-binding protein yields the protein MAALGPAVRGAPAPALDVRGLSKAFAGVPVLKDVDFRMESGEITMLVGENGAGKSTLKNILCGVLRPDGGSITVAGERFDRLDGGRAEALGIGVVHQELSLFPNLSVSENLFIGNRPRPFGRVDWKGRRARARALLEGELDSAIDPDAPVESLSIGQRQLVEIAKAIAASSRILILDEPTTSLTAPEREHLGAVVRRLKAKGLAILYVTHFMDEIYALADRIVVLRDGRMVGGGTPAEIDRRALGTLMAGRALDVAVAALPPVAAGAPALLAVEDLDDGRMVHGVSFDLRAGEVLGLAGLVGAGRSEIAEAIVGLRPAAGRVRLAGLAYDGRSPRESLKRGLVLVSEDRRRDQAFLGRSVAENAAAALLGRVSGHLGLIEAAADRALVGEVLRRTAVSHPGAGAPMAALSGGNQQKVILGRWLAAGPTVAILDEPTKGVDIGARAVIHRLVVELARAGVAVLLISSDLNELLALSHRIAILHKGRLAATVDPRQTGAAAIVEIASAGEDAAP
- a CDS encoding ABC transporter permease gives rise to the protein MTGLRAFLPRAIAARGLQDGSLLLVLALLLAVFSALSDRFFQADNFANLVMQASAVAAAAVGMTLVVMTAGIDLSVGSGMNLALVTAVAVAGAPGEMAYTTQTGWLVYPVALIAGALLGVVNAVLILRLRLSPLIATLGTLTLYRGLALHVTGSNEMLVFGAIRAFGRGVLAFGIGAPVFAVLALALATALFLRHVSLGRFILAVGGAERSARETGLPTGLVMAAVYGFAGLTAALAGLIVVGRVGAINPDLGWQFEFTVITAVVLGGTSLFGGRGSIFGSVIAALVLATVSNGLNLIGANPFVYDVIRGGVLLGAVGLDALSRRGRAGLAAG